One Bacillota bacterium genomic window, GCCGCCTACAGCACGGCGCTGAACGCGGGCAAGCTGCAGGCGGCCACGGCGCTGGCCATCGTCCCGACCATCATCATCTTCCTGGCCATGCAGCGCCACTACATCCGGGGCTTCGCCCTGACGGGGTTCAAGTGATGGCCCTAAGGCGCCCTACCGCAGCCGCGTCATGAGGGCGCTGTAATTGGAGCGCTCCCACATCTCCTCGAAGACGCCCTGCAAATCGAGAAGGTAATCCGGGTCTGGTTCCCGCAGCGGAAGGGCAATGGTTGGCAGCGGATCGTCCACGCCAAGCGGATACAGTTCTCCTGCGTGGGGGCGGTGCCTTCGTACAACCAGCACCGCCCGATCGCAAGCCGGCCAGGACCGGGCCAGCGGCATGCGTTCGCCTTGGAGAAGCAGGTCGATCTCCACCAAGTGGATACCACAGGAGAGAAGCTCCTGGCGCTTGGCCAGATAGGAATGCCGACCCTCGTGTCCCGGACGTTTGTTGTTGGGTGAAAGCAATTCGA contains:
- a CDS encoding DUF4058 family protein, which codes for FHAHFVTALSDWLRRGLGPSYVALVEERVYVAWEGTPVSSSLYRPDISVAAVSPRTSEPSAAAGGTAVATRPIIVPVAVRDEVRERFVSIRTAQGELVCAIELLSPNNKRPGHEGRHSYLAKRQELLSCGIHLVEIDLLLQGERMPLARSWPACDRAVLVVRRHRPHAGELYPLGVDDPLPTIALPLREPDPDYLLDLQGVFEEMWERSNYSALMTRLR